The Flavobacterium sp. 123 genome contains a region encoding:
- a CDS encoding SDR family oxidoreductase, which translates to METTFRNKVVVVTGGSSGIGKATALSFAQKGATVVLVDWIENSETMSLLKKTGEKFLFIKCDVSKESDVKAMIEKTIETFGRLDYAFNNAGIEGKSAPTQDCTEENWDKVIGINQKGIWLCMKYEIPEILKQGKGAIVNCASVAGLVGFAGLPAYVASKHAVVGLTKTAALENAKLGIRINAVCPGVIATPMIDRLTQNNKEAKKQFVGLEPVGRFGQPQEIANAVIWLCSDQASFVTGHAMAVDGGFVTQ; encoded by the coding sequence ATGGAAACAACATTCAGAAATAAAGTCGTAGTTGTAACAGGTGGTTCGTCTGGAATAGGAAAAGCGACCGCACTTAGCTTTGCGCAAAAAGGGGCTACAGTTGTATTAGTGGATTGGATAGAAAATAGCGAAACAATGAGCCTTCTCAAAAAAACTGGGGAGAAATTTCTATTCATCAAATGTGATGTATCTAAAGAATCAGACGTAAAAGCAATGATAGAAAAAACTATCGAAACATTCGGCAGATTGGATTATGCTTTCAACAATGCTGGTATTGAAGGAAAATCAGCTCCAACCCAAGATTGCACAGAGGAAAATTGGGATAAAGTTATTGGCATCAACCAAAAAGGGATTTGGTTGTGCATGAAATATGAAATTCCAGAAATACTAAAACAAGGCAAAGGTGCAATTGTCAACTGTGCTTCTGTTGCAGGTTTAGTAGGATTTGCAGGATTACCAGCCTACGTAGCGTCAAAACATGCGGTTGTAGGATTAACAAAAACTGCCGCTTTAGAAAACGCAAAACTAGGCATACGAATCAATGCTGTTTGCCCTGGAGTAATTGCCACTCCTATGATAGACAGACTGACACAAAACAATAAAGAGGCCAAAAAACAATTTGTAGGTCTAGAACCTGTTGGTCGTTTTGGTCAACCACAAGAAATAGCAAATGCCGTTATCTGGTTATGCTCAGACCAAGCTTCTTTTGTAACTGGACATGCCATGGCAGTTGATGGCGGTTTTGTAACACAATAA
- a CDS encoding OsmC family protein, which yields MQTYEVNLKWTGRRKGVLSSPILPQSIEVATPPDFPKGMEGIWSPEHLLIASINSCLLSTFLSIAENSKLEFVSFESKSTCHVDLIDGKYTITEIILKPKIIIPYAQKPDRAKHILEMSEKSCLISSAIKAPILLQSEIYVEHSLMAVSDPY from the coding sequence ATGCAAACGTACGAAGTAAACCTAAAATGGACCGGAAGAAGAAAAGGAGTTCTAAGTTCTCCTATTTTACCTCAAAGCATAGAAGTCGCAACACCACCCGATTTCCCTAAGGGAATGGAAGGAATTTGGTCACCAGAGCATTTACTAATAGCCTCTATAAACAGTTGCCTTTTAAGCACTTTTTTGAGTATTGCAGAAAATTCTAAACTAGAATTTGTAAGCTTCGAAAGTAAATCGACTTGTCATGTTGATCTAATTGACGGCAAATACACCATAACGGAAATCATATTAAAACCAAAAATCATCATTCCGTATGCGCAAAAACCAGATAGAGCTAAACACATTTTAGAAATGAGCGAAAAATCATGTCTTATTTCAAGTGCTATCAAAGCTCCAATACTATTACAATCAGAAATATATGTAGAACATAGTTTAATGGCAGTTAGTGATCCGTATTAA
- a CDS encoding site-2 protease family protein — translation MKGSLKLGKIAGIGIFIHWTFSILIAFVLFLNYKTGYNALQSGWTVLFVLAIFATVLLHELGHALVAKKYNIETKDITLLPIGGLARLERLPEKPIEELFVAAAGPLVNIALAIIISVFIQVPETSRDLLSQLSNGVNATNFFLNFLIVNLWLALFNLIPAFPMDGGRILRALLSFKLKRHVATKIAARVGQLLAIGFVILGFFSNPFLIFIGLFVIYGAQMESEQAEAKFMLKEYTVRDVLMKNYQAIDANQTIETAITLLLDSQNKSFVVTQDKDVVGTLNRDEIIIALANKGENQTISSAMNKNLIFVDVNTPLGNVFEQIYGNKLNLILVTENEKFIGTLDTENILEFILIKEVKTKKADANF, via the coding sequence ATGAAAGGCTCTTTAAAACTCGGAAAAATTGCAGGAATCGGAATATTCATCCATTGGACCTTTTCCATACTTATTGCTTTCGTCCTATTTTTGAATTACAAAACGGGTTACAATGCACTCCAATCAGGATGGACTGTCCTATTTGTCTTGGCTATTTTTGCTACGGTCTTATTACACGAATTAGGCCACGCATTAGTGGCTAAAAAATACAATATTGAAACAAAAGACATTACTCTTTTGCCTATTGGCGGTTTAGCACGATTAGAAAGACTACCTGAAAAACCGATAGAAGAATTATTTGTAGCGGCTGCAGGACCTTTGGTAAACATTGCATTAGCTATTATAATCTCTGTCTTTATTCAGGTTCCTGAAACTTCCCGAGATCTTTTATCCCAATTATCAAATGGGGTAAACGCAACTAATTTTTTCCTAAACTTTTTAATAGTCAATCTATGGCTTGCTCTTTTCAACCTGATTCCTGCTTTTCCAATGGATGGTGGAAGAATCTTGCGAGCGCTATTATCTTTTAAATTAAAAAGACATGTTGCTACCAAAATAGCCGCTCGAGTAGGGCAACTTTTGGCAATTGGGTTTGTAATTTTAGGTTTTTTTTCGAATCCTTTCTTGATATTTATTGGACTATTCGTAATCTATGGTGCCCAAATGGAATCCGAACAAGCAGAAGCAAAATTTATGCTCAAAGAATATACTGTTCGCGATGTTCTAATGAAAAATTATCAAGCTATCGATGCGAATCAAACAATAGAAACGGCTATCACCTTATTGCTTGACAGCCAAAACAAAAGTTTTGTTGTAACTCAAGACAAAGATGTAGTGGGGACTTTGAATCGGGATGAAATTATCATCGCTCTTGCCAATAAAGGCGAAAACCAAACTATTAGTTCGGCTATGAACAAAAACTTAATTTTTGTTGATGTGAATACGCCGCTAGGAAATGTCTTTGAGCAGATTTATGGAAACAAATTAAATTTAATTCTTGTTACGGAAAACGAAAAATTTATTGGAACTTTAGATACTGAAAATATTTTAGAATTTATTCTAATAAAAGAAGTTAAAACTAAAAAAGCCGATGCTAATTTCTGA
- a CDS encoding phosphatidylserine/phosphatidylglycerophosphate/cardiolipin synthase family protein produces MLISEKTNSIIESITLVHSGEDYFSRLEEIINTSQFEIHFQIYLFENDETGQRIISALKKAAERQVKIYLLLDGFGSLTFPNEIINELKQKGINFRYFSPLFSANSFYLGRRLHQKVIVVDAKVALIGGINIADKYHGTKTDAAWLDYAIQINGKIAKPLADLCEAIYFKTQKFQRKKILPVFQEKYEARVSILQNDWLNRKNEISNAYVKSISNATKQVTIVGSYFLPGRKLANALKKASKNNIKIQLILSGVSDLPMTRRATHYFYSKLLSHNIELYEWNKSILHGKAAVIDQSWTTVGSFNLNNLSSYASIEMNVGIDSVLFSKMFQNHLDEIISQCQRITPESLQSSNSLISKLTNGISYYITRAIEIIMTYLPYKRFHNL; encoded by the coding sequence ATGCTAATTTCTGAAAAAACTAATTCTATAATTGAAAGCATAACACTTGTTCATAGCGGTGAGGATTATTTTTCACGTTTAGAAGAAATTATCAATACTTCTCAATTTGAAATACACTTTCAGATTTATCTATTTGAAAACGATGAAACTGGTCAAAGAATTATTAGTGCTTTAAAGAAAGCTGCTGAAAGACAAGTAAAAATCTATCTTTTGTTAGATGGCTTTGGTTCGCTTACTTTTCCAAATGAAATAATAAATGAGTTAAAACAAAAAGGAATTAACTTCAGGTATTTTTCTCCTTTATTTTCAGCAAATTCCTTTTATCTAGGCCGAAGATTACATCAAAAAGTAATTGTAGTAGATGCAAAAGTGGCATTAATAGGCGGAATTAACATTGCCGATAAATATCATGGCACAAAAACAGATGCCGCTTGGTTAGATTATGCCATTCAAATAAATGGAAAAATTGCAAAACCTCTAGCAGATCTCTGTGAAGCGATTTATTTTAAGACACAAAAATTTCAGAGAAAAAAAATACTTCCTGTTTTTCAAGAAAAATACGAAGCCCGAGTTAGCATACTTCAAAACGATTGGTTAAATCGAAAAAACGAAATCTCAAATGCCTATGTTAAATCGATTAGCAATGCCACTAAACAAGTAACCATTGTAGGAAGTTATTTTCTGCCTGGACGAAAACTAGCCAATGCACTGAAAAAAGCATCCAAAAACAACATAAAGATTCAATTGATTTTATCGGGCGTTTCAGATCTGCCCATGACAAGACGAGCTACTCATTATTTTTATTCTAAACTTCTTTCACACAACATAGAATTATATGAGTGGAATAAATCTATTTTACATGGAAAAGCAGCTGTTATTGATCAATCCTGGACAACCGTAGGTTCTTTTAATCTCAATAATTTAAGTTCTTATGCTAGTATTGAAATGAATGTTGGAATAGATTCAGTCCTTTTTTCAAAAATGTTTCAAAATCATCTTGATGAGATTATTTCACAATGTCAAAGAATAACTCCTGAATCATTACAATCAAGCAACAGTTTAATTTCAAAACTAACAAACGGAATTTCCTATTATATTACAAGAGCAATTGAAATTATTATGACTTACCTACCCTATAAAAGATTCCATAATTTATAG
- a CDS encoding DnaJ C-terminal domain-containing protein: MAFIDYYKILDVSKTATEAEIKKAYRKMARKYHPDLNPNDKEAEKKFKEVNEANEVLSNAENRKKYDEYGENWQHAEQYEKARQQQQYQRADQASGFEGGGDYSDFFESVFGGRTYRGSKRTSQYKGEDFNAELHLDLKDVYTTHKRTLTVNGKNIRLTIPSGVENGQQIKISGQGGDGINGGPKGDLYLTFNIANHTHFKRDKNNLYSTVNIDLYKAILGGEVTVDTFDGKVKLKVAPGIQNGTKVKLKGKGFPVYKKEGEFGDLYITYHIAIPTSISEKEKELFEELAKLRTL; the protein is encoded by the coding sequence ATGGCTTTCATAGACTATTATAAAATATTAGATGTAAGTAAAACTGCAACGGAAGCCGAGATAAAAAAGGCTTATCGAAAAATGGCCAGAAAATACCATCCAGACCTCAACCCCAATGATAAAGAAGCTGAAAAAAAATTCAAGGAAGTCAATGAAGCCAATGAAGTATTAAGTAATGCCGAAAATCGAAAAAAATACGATGAGTATGGCGAAAATTGGCAACATGCTGAACAATATGAAAAAGCCAGACAACAGCAGCAATATCAAAGAGCGGATCAAGCGAGTGGTTTTGAAGGTGGCGGAGATTATTCGGATTTTTTCGAATCTGTTTTTGGGGGACGAACTTATAGAGGTAGCAAACGAACTTCTCAATACAAAGGAGAAGATTTTAATGCCGAATTACACCTAGACCTAAAAGATGTTTACACAACGCACAAGCGTACACTAACTGTAAACGGAAAAAATATTAGATTGACTATTCCATCAGGGGTCGAAAATGGACAACAAATAAAAATCAGCGGACAAGGCGGTGACGGAATAAATGGTGGGCCAAAAGGCGATTTATACCTTACTTTTAATATTGCAAATCACACCCATTTCAAAAGAGATAAAAATAATTTATACAGCACTGTAAATATTGATTTATATAAAGCTATTCTTGGTGGAGAAGTAACCGTCGATACGTTTGACGGAAAAGTTAAATTGAAAGTAGCTCCAGGAATTCAAAATGGCACCAAAGTAAAACTAAAAGGAAAAGGATTTCCTGTTTATAAAAAAGAAGGTGAATTTGGTGACCTATACATCACCTATCATATAGCAATCCCTACTTCTATTTCTGAAAAAGAAAAAGAATTATTTGAAGAACTCGCTAAATTAAGAACCTTATGA
- a CDS encoding chaperone modulator CbpM — protein MNLDNLIPVATLCTHYNVEMPFFGQLNEMGLIQIQIIEETQYIHPDRIYEIEKMIRMYQELDINIEGIDVVMNLLKKIDDLQNELIAVKNRLGIYES, from the coding sequence ATGAACCTAGATAATCTTATTCCTGTAGCCACATTATGTACTCATTATAATGTTGAAATGCCATTCTTTGGGCAATTAAACGAAATGGGGTTAATACAAATTCAAATCATTGAAGAAACCCAATACATTCATCCTGATAGAATTTATGAAATCGAGAAAATGATACGTATGTATCAAGAATTAGATATCAATATAGAAGGAATTGATGTGGTAATGAACTTATTGAAAAAAATAGATGATTTACAGAACGAATTAATCGCTGTTAAAAACAGATTGGGTATATATGAAAGCTAA